In Streptomyces sp. NBC_00483, a single window of DNA contains:
- a CDS encoding AIM24 family protein, translating to MTLPVDDNVNAYTFCVELRGSQWFLQKGKMIAHYGRIDFNGIGHGRLDRLVRTSFHSPLHASDWVVAEGSGKMLLADRAFDVNSYDLDNGNLTIRAGNLLAFQPTLALKQSIVPGFLTLIGTGKFVAASNGPVVFMEPPIRVDPQALVGWADCPSPCHHYDHGYLTGVIGGLRAMTGAGGVSGEEHQFEFVGAGTVLLQSSESLMPEQSVGDVPHQGGVPGGPGASTGQPGAPRLPGQLGDLQRRFGL from the coding sequence ATGACCCTGCCGGTCGACGACAACGTCAACGCGTACACCTTCTGCGTGGAACTGCGGGGCAGCCAGTGGTTCCTGCAGAAGGGGAAGATGATCGCCCACTACGGGCGGATCGACTTCAACGGCATCGGGCACGGCCGGCTCGACCGGCTCGTGCGCACCTCGTTCCACTCGCCGCTGCACGCGAGCGACTGGGTGGTCGCGGAGGGCAGCGGCAAGATGCTGCTCGCGGACCGGGCCTTCGATGTGAACTCGTACGACCTCGACAACGGGAACCTGACGATCCGCGCGGGGAATCTGCTCGCTTTTCAGCCAACTCTCGCGCTGAAGCAATCCATCGTTCCCGGCTTCCTCACACTCATTGGCACCGGCAAATTTGTAGCGGCATCAAACGGTCCGGTTGTGTTCATGGAGCCGCCGATCCGGGTCGATCCGCAGGCGCTCGTCGGCTGGGCCGACTGCCCCTCGCCCTGCCACCACTACGACCACGGATACCTGACGGGCGTGATCGGCGGTCTACGTGCGATGACGGGCGCCGGCGGGGTCTCGGGCGAGGAGCATCAGTTCGAGTTCGTGGGCGCCGGGACGGTGCTGCTGCAATCCAGCGAGTCGTTGATGCCGGAACAATCGGTGGGTGACGTACCTCACCAGGGAGGAGTTCCCGGTGGACCAGGGGCGTCGACGGGTCAACCGGGGGCACCGCGTCTTCCCGGACAGCTCGGCGACCTCCAGCGTCGCTTCGGGCTGTGA
- a CDS encoding AIM24 family protein yields the protein MPAPGFREINSKMVEATVVPGQRLYSQRGAMLAYQGDVSFTPNVQGGQGGVMSMLGRRVANESTPLMTVEGSGTVLFGHGGHHVQVITLSGDTLYVEADRLLAFDGALRQGTMFMGAQGGVMGMVRGQVSGQGLFTTTLQGHGSVAVMAHGGVIELPITPGRSVHVDPQAYVAHHGDVRNKLSTALGWRDMVGRGSGEAFQLELSGSGAVYVQASEDKL from the coding sequence ATGCCGGCACCGGGCTTCCGTGAGATCAACTCGAAGATGGTCGAGGCGACCGTCGTGCCGGGGCAGCGGCTCTACAGCCAGCGCGGCGCGATGCTCGCGTACCAGGGCGACGTCTCCTTCACGCCCAACGTCCAGGGCGGGCAGGGCGGGGTGATGTCCATGCTCGGGCGGCGGGTCGCGAACGAGTCGACGCCGCTGATGACCGTCGAGGGCAGCGGCACCGTGCTGTTCGGGCACGGCGGCCACCACGTACAGGTGATCACGCTGTCCGGCGACACCCTGTACGTGGAGGCGGACCGCCTGCTCGCCTTCGACGGGGCGCTGCGCCAGGGGACGATGTTCATGGGCGCGCAAGGCGGCGTGATGGGCATGGTGCGCGGCCAGGTGTCCGGGCAGGGCCTGTTCACGACGACGCTGCAGGGCCACGGCTCGGTGGCGGTGATGGCGCACGGCGGGGTCATCGAGCTCCCGATCACCCCCGGCCGGTCGGTGCACGTCGACCCGCAGGCGTACGTGGCGCACCACGGCGACGTACGCAACAAGCTGTCCACGGCGCTCGGCTGGCGGGACATGGTGGGGCGCGGCAGCGGCGAGGCGTTCCAGCTGGAGTTGAGCGGGAGCGGTGCGGTGTACGTACAGGCGTCGGAGGACAAACTGTGA